In Candidatus Krumholzibacteriota bacterium, the following proteins share a genomic window:
- a CDS encoding T9SS type A sorting domain-containing protein — protein sequence MRHRLLFAVLLLSAFSFTDAPAGPSWTGDGVIVCVRARTQDELDGVAIAGGAVLFAWRDFRSGIDRDIYFQAVESTGAARWGMYGLPICVAAGDQEEPIVVADGAGGAIVVWTDNRGGDADIYAQRIDETGAALWTTDGVAVCDLPVSVYGPSAASDGDGGVIVAWSDQRRGYEIDLWAQRISPGGALLWGPDGAAVCVDTMAQYDGVVAPDGAGGAWIAWRDARRRASIRDAPHDLYAVRVFSDGSAGVECLVGDEAVENYNPAIAADGLGNAILVWEDRPIEGDVVLRTQKLLPGNLVGWEDTALVVASRPHDQVLPLICADGAGGAAIVWSENNGADIDLYAQRIDADGARLWGDGGVPVCTAAGSQSNASICPDDSGGVVVAWHDDRGGPLAEDIYAQRIDGAGSARWPAAGAGVCTRSERSLFPAAVATGAGQTVVGWQDSRYDGYFDIFAQLVEADGEIVATALRGFDATVDGEGIIVSWRVSTDIRPVFAAERRLDGGAWRPLDVSIEEDGPGAYRFRDEPPVGRSAAYRVSVDDGDGSRTLFETDRIGMPAPPLSLVCAPNPFNPSTIAAFSLPNRASIVLVIHDAAGRRVRTLARGPYPAGKHAVSWNGLDDRGVPAVSGVYLCRLRAGKETVSTKMVLLR from the coding sequence ATGCGCCATCGACTTCTCTTCGCGGTCCTTCTCCTGTCCGCGTTCTCTTTTACCGACGCCCCTGCCGGCCCCTCGTGGACGGGCGACGGCGTCATCGTCTGCGTCCGCGCGCGAACCCAGGACGAGCTCGACGGGGTCGCGATCGCCGGCGGCGCAGTCCTCTTCGCGTGGCGCGATTTCCGGAGCGGCATCGACCGGGACATCTACTTCCAGGCGGTCGAGTCGACCGGCGCAGCGAGATGGGGAATGTACGGCCTGCCCATCTGCGTCGCCGCCGGCGACCAGGAGGAGCCGATCGTCGTCGCCGACGGGGCGGGCGGCGCAATCGTCGTCTGGACCGACAACAGGGGCGGCGACGCCGATATCTACGCGCAACGGATCGACGAGACGGGAGCGGCGCTCTGGACGACCGACGGCGTCGCCGTCTGCGACCTGCCCGTCTCCGTCTACGGGCCCTCGGCGGCCTCCGACGGCGACGGCGGCGTCATCGTCGCCTGGTCGGACCAGCGGCGCGGTTACGAGATCGATCTCTGGGCCCAGCGCATCTCCCCCGGCGGCGCGCTCCTCTGGGGCCCCGACGGCGCGGCGGTCTGCGTCGACACGATGGCGCAATACGATGGCGTCGTCGCGCCGGACGGCGCCGGCGGAGCGTGGATCGCCTGGCGGGACGCGCGCCGACGCGCGTCGATCCGGGACGCGCCCCACGACCTCTACGCCGTCCGCGTGTTTTCCGACGGATCTGCGGGCGTCGAATGCCTCGTCGGCGACGAGGCGGTGGAGAACTACAACCCGGCGATCGCCGCAGACGGCCTGGGCAACGCCATCCTCGTCTGGGAGGATCGCCCGATCGAGGGGGACGTGGTGCTGCGCACCCAGAAACTCCTGCCTGGAAACCTCGTCGGCTGGGAGGACACGGCGCTGGTCGTCGCGTCGCGTCCCCACGACCAGGTGCTCCCGCTCATCTGCGCCGACGGCGCCGGCGGCGCGGCGATCGTCTGGAGCGAGAACAACGGCGCCGATATCGATCTGTACGCGCAGCGCATCGATGCCGACGGCGCGCGGCTCTGGGGCGACGGCGGCGTTCCCGTCTGCACGGCGGCAGGGAGCCAGTCGAATGCGTCGATCTGCCCGGACGATTCCGGCGGCGTCGTCGTCGCCTGGCACGATGACCGGGGCGGTCCGCTCGCCGAGGACATCTACGCACAGCGGATCGACGGGGCGGGATCGGCCAGGTGGCCCGCGGCGGGCGCCGGCGTCTGCACGCGAAGCGAACGTTCCCTCTTCCCGGCGGCCGTCGCGACCGGCGCGGGACAAACCGTCGTCGGCTGGCAGGATTCCCGCTACGACGGATACTTCGACATCTTCGCGCAGCTCGTCGAGGCCGACGGCGAGATCGTCGCGACGGCCCTTCGCGGTTTCGACGCCACTGTCGACGGGGAGGGGATCATCGTCTCCTGGCGCGTCTCGACCGATATCCGCCCCGTCTTCGCCGCCGAGCGCCGTCTCGACGGCGGGGCGTGGCGTCCCCTGGATGTTTCGATCGAGGAGGACGGCCCCGGCGCCTACCGCTTCCGCGACGAGCCGCCGGTTGGCCGGTCGGCCGCCTACCGCGTCTCCGTCGACGACGGCGACGGCTCGCGGACGCTCTTCGAGACGGACCGCATCGGCATGCCCGCGCCTCCCCTGTCGCTCGTCTGCGCCCCCAATCCCTTCAATCCCTCGACGATTGCCGCCTTCTCCCTGCCCAACCGGGCGTCGATCGTTCTCGTCATCCATGACGCCGCCGGCAGGCGCGTCCGGACGCTTGCCCGGGGACCGTATCCCGCCGGCAAGCACGCCGTTTCCTGGAACGGCCTGGACGATCGCGGCGTCCCGGCAGTATCCGGCGTCTACTTGTGCCGTCTGCGGGCAGGCAAGGAGACGGTCTCGACGAAGATGGTCCTGTTGCGCTAG
- a CDS encoding FAD-binding oxidoreductase — protein sequence MTLPAYDAIIVGAGSVGCPTAYFLSLEGWKVLVLDGNPAQGQGQNKAAIGGVRATHSDPAKITLCLQSIEIFAGWREKHGTDIGWIEGGYCYPVYTAGDETTLRGLLPAQKSYGLDIDWLGPDEIARVVPGINRDGLRGGTLAPGDGQVSPLKAAAAFWKESRDRGAEYRFGEPVTELIISGGAIEGVVTPRGRYYSEVVVNAAGAGGQEIGRMAGIEIPVEPESHEAGITAPMERFLDPLVVDIRPGPEGKTKNFYFGQNDRGQVIFCYTPIEPIAGTDRRCTSEFMPIIARRLIDLIPRFRNMLVRRVWRGLYPQTPDGIIILDRVEEVRGLYLEAGMCGQGFMLGPGVGLNMASLIVHGHPVIDDDIFDSIGFYRDFYATKEALE from the coding sequence GTGACCCTTCCCGCCTATGACGCGATCATCGTCGGCGCGGGGAGCGTCGGCTGCCCGACCGCCTATTTCCTCTCTCTCGAGGGATGGAAGGTCCTCGTGCTCGACGGGAACCCCGCGCAGGGCCAGGGACAGAACAAGGCCGCGATCGGCGGCGTCCGCGCAACGCATTCCGACCCCGCGAAGATCACCCTCTGCCTGCAGAGCATCGAGATCTTCGCCGGATGGCGGGAGAAGCACGGGACGGACATCGGCTGGATCGAGGGGGGGTACTGCTACCCGGTGTACACGGCCGGAGACGAGACCACGCTCAGGGGGCTCCTCCCGGCGCAGAAGAGCTACGGCCTCGATATCGACTGGCTGGGCCCGGACGAGATCGCCCGGGTCGTCCCGGGCATCAACAGGGATGGCCTCAGGGGCGGCACGCTCGCCCCGGGCGACGGGCAGGTCTCGCCCCTCAAGGCGGCCGCGGCCTTCTGGAAGGAGAGCCGCGACCGGGGCGCCGAATACCGGTTCGGCGAACCGGTGACCGAACTCATCATCTCGGGCGGCGCGATCGAGGGCGTCGTCACGCCGCGCGGGCGCTACTATTCAGAGGTGGTGGTCAACGCCGCCGGCGCGGGAGGGCAAGAGATCGGCCGCATGGCGGGGATCGAGATCCCCGTCGAGCCGGAAAGCCACGAGGCGGGGATCACGGCGCCCATGGAACGGTTCCTCGATCCACTCGTCGTCGACATCCGTCCGGGTCCCGAGGGAAAGACGAAGAACTTCTACTTCGGGCAGAACGACCGCGGCCAGGTGATCTTCTGCTACACCCCGATCGAGCCGATCGCCGGCACCGACCGGCGCTGCACCTCGGAATTCATGCCGATCATCGCGCGCCGTCTCATCGACCTGATCCCCCGCTTCCGGAACATGCTCGTCAGGCGGGTCTGGCGGGGGCTCTACCCGCAGACCCCCGACGGGATCATCATCCTCGATCGCGTCGAGGAAGTGCGCGGATTGTATCTCGAGGCGGGGATGTGCGGGCAGGGATTCATGCTCGGCCCGGGCGTCGGCCTGAACATGGCAAGCCTCATCGTCCACGGCCATCCCGTCATCGACGACGACATCTTCGATTCCATCGGCTTCTACCGCGATTTCTACGCCACGAAAGAGGCGCTCGAATAG
- a CDS encoding FAD-dependent oxidoreductase: MAALEGEVVTSALFANGIRTFGRHPRDDAAQGIFCVNGQCSQCMVLVEGVPVKGCMTVVTPGMRVESCNGVPRLPAVGEPPPFAETRTIGTDVLVVGGGPAGVNAAIELGRLGVRTLLVDDKMELGGKLTLQTHPFFGSRDDCYAGIRGIEIARILTGELAALDTVAVMTGTVAVGAFVDKRIGLHRGDEYLLVEPKAVLVACGAREKSLAFPGCDLPGVYGAGAFQTLLNRDLVRPTDRLFIVGGGNVGLITGYHAIQAGIKVVGLVEALPRCGGYKVHLDKLRRLGVPVLTSHTVLRAEGGEQLERITIGRIDDKFRPVAGSERVHDVDTLLVAVGLSPVNELYGQCRAFGIPCYTSGDANVIAEASAAIFSGRITGRRIARDLGREVEIPEEWARTEAVLRSKPGRVVDPGEPRRPRKVYPIIRCVEEIPCNPCVDSCAKCSITIPGDSIMGLPVFDGECTGCMKCVAACPALAINLIQPDWNEERGTSLLVLPWELDAGDLAEGRIVTTVDMEGNPVGEGTIVKHRPSPIDPNRRLVSIEVPKEDAFDVAGFLVLEAEYGRTGQGRAEPVDDDTIICRCERITAGEVRREIRDGVRDMNVLKATIRTGMGACGGKTCTELILRLYREEGVDLDEVTRPTERPFVSEVPLSAFAGLDEGSGS; this comes from the coding sequence ATGGCCGCCCTCGAGGGGGAGGTCGTCACCTCCGCCCTCTTCGCGAACGGGATCAGGACATTCGGACGTCATCCCCGCGACGACGCCGCCCAGGGGATCTTCTGCGTGAACGGCCAGTGCAGCCAGTGCATGGTTCTCGTGGAAGGCGTCCCGGTCAAGGGATGCATGACCGTCGTGACACCCGGGATGCGGGTGGAGAGCTGCAACGGTGTTCCACGCCTGCCGGCGGTCGGTGAACCGCCGCCCTTCGCCGAAACGCGAACGATCGGGACGGACGTGCTCGTCGTCGGCGGCGGTCCGGCCGGCGTCAACGCGGCGATCGAACTCGGCCGACTCGGCGTCCGGACGCTTCTCGTCGACGACAAGATGGAGCTCGGCGGCAAACTGACTCTGCAGACGCATCCCTTCTTCGGTTCGCGCGACGACTGCTACGCGGGCATCAGGGGGATCGAGATCGCCCGCATCCTCACCGGGGAGCTCGCGGCGCTCGACACGGTCGCCGTGATGACCGGAACGGTGGCCGTGGGCGCCTTCGTCGACAAACGGATCGGCCTGCACAGGGGCGACGAATATCTCCTGGTCGAACCGAAGGCGGTGCTTGTCGCCTGCGGCGCGCGGGAGAAATCGCTCGCCTTTCCCGGGTGCGACCTGCCGGGCGTCTACGGGGCCGGCGCCTTCCAGACGCTTCTCAACCGCGACCTCGTCCGGCCGACCGATCGGCTGTTCATCGTCGGCGGCGGCAACGTCGGGCTCATCACCGGCTACCACGCCATCCAGGCGGGGATCAAGGTCGTCGGCCTCGTCGAGGCGTTGCCGAGATGCGGCGGCTACAAGGTGCATCTCGACAAGCTCCGGCGCCTCGGCGTGCCGGTGCTCACCTCGCACACCGTCCTGCGCGCCGAGGGCGGGGAACAGCTCGAACGCATAACGATCGGTCGCATCGACGACAAATTCAGGCCCGTCGCCGGCTCCGAACGGGTCCACGATGTCGACACGCTCCTCGTGGCCGTGGGGCTTTCCCCGGTAAACGAGCTCTATGGCCAGTGCCGGGCCTTCGGGATCCCCTGCTACACGTCGGGGGACGCGAACGTCATCGCCGAGGCCTCCGCCGCGATATTCAGCGGCAGGATCACCGGTCGCCGCATCGCGCGGGATCTCGGACGCGAGGTGGAGATCCCGGAGGAGTGGGCGCGGACCGAGGCCGTTCTCCGCTCGAAGCCCGGGCGCGTCGTCGATCCCGGGGAGCCCCGGCGCCCGCGGAAGGTCTACCCGATCATCCGATGCGTCGAGGAGATCCCCTGCAATCCGTGCGTGGATTCCTGCGCGAAATGCTCGATCACGATCCCCGGCGATTCGATCATGGGCCTTCCCGTCTTCGACGGCGAATGCACGGGGTGCATGAAATGCGTGGCGGCCTGCCCGGCACTCGCCATCAACCTGATCCAACCGGACTGGAACGAGGAGCGGGGGACGTCGCTGCTGGTCCTTCCCTGGGAACTCGACGCAGGCGATCTCGCCGAGGGGCGCATCGTCACCACGGTCGACATGGAGGGGAATCCGGTCGGGGAGGGAACGATCGTGAAGCATCGCCCGTCGCCGATCGATCCGAACCGCCGGCTCGTCTCGATCGAGGTGCCGAAAGAGGACGCCTTCGACGTGGCGGGATTCCTCGTGCTCGAGGCGGAGTACGGGCGAACGGGGCAGGGACGGGCGGAACCGGTCGACGACGACACGATCATCTGCCGGTGCGAGCGCATCACCGCGGGAGAGGTCCGGCGCGAGATCCGCGACGGCGTCCGCGACATGAACGTCCTCAAGGCGACGATCAGGACGGGCATGGGGGCGTGCGGCGGCAAGACGTGCACCGAGCTGATCCTCCGTCTCTACCGCGAGGAGGGAGTCGATCTCGACGAGGTCACGCGTCCGACGGAGCGTCCCTTCGTCTCCGAGGTGCCTCTCTCCGCGTTCGCCGGGCTCGACGAGGGGAGCGGTTCGTGA
- a CDS encoding pyruvate carboxylase subunit B, translating into MAGTRRKSPKARPLAVTDTTLRDGHQSILATRMRTGDMIALAEMMDEVGFQSMEVWGGATFDVATRFLNEDPWERLAELKRRLRRTPLQMLLRGQNLVGYRHYADDVVDAFVDRAAETGIDIFRVFDALNDERNFEASFRAIKRTGKHIQAAVSYSITGKRLGGEVFDLDYYVGKAKIFEEMGADSFCIKDMAGLLNPFDADILVGALKDAIDIPVQLHCHFTSGMASMSYLKGIEAGADGIDCALAPFGFRSSEPAIEPFVAALAGSDRDPELDLEKIIAIDKELEKRAGKYRCFLNETRMAIIDTGVLEHQIPGGMLSNLVSQLREADALDRIDEVYEEIPRTRAELGFPPLVTPTSQIVGTQAVQNVLFGRYAMVSAQVKDYVFGLYGRSPVPIDQKLRKKILKGYPRGSKPIDHRAADLLEPELDAAREAVADITTDERDVLIYALYPTTGMRFLRWKHGLEKPTAEEMPREEPKPSGDGLDAADASAAERKKGGGRASRTFRVQVAGDEYEIEVEEVLSRPRMKSVSDTAPIVTRERKKRDDAGAAADEKAPAGEISVIAPMPGLVLEYKVREGDAVEVGDVLLVLEAMKMQNSLTSNHAGVIRSLKVAPGTSVEKNQVILTLST; encoded by the coding sequence ATGGCCGGAACTCGCAGGAAATCACCCAAGGCGCGGCCGTTGGCCGTGACGGACACGACCTTGAGGGACGGCCACCAGTCGATCCTCGCCACGCGCATGCGCACCGGAGACATGATCGCCCTCGCGGAGATGATGGACGAGGTGGGATTCCAATCGATGGAGGTCTGGGGCGGCGCGACCTTCGACGTGGCCACGCGTTTCCTCAACGAGGATCCGTGGGAACGGCTCGCCGAGCTGAAACGGCGCCTTCGGCGGACGCCCCTGCAGATGCTCCTCCGGGGGCAGAACCTCGTCGGGTACCGTCATTACGCCGACGACGTGGTCGACGCCTTCGTCGACAGGGCGGCGGAGACGGGGATCGACATCTTCCGCGTCTTCGACGCCCTCAACGACGAACGGAACTTCGAGGCGTCATTCCGGGCGATCAAGCGGACCGGCAAGCATATCCAGGCGGCCGTTTCCTACTCGATCACCGGGAAGCGGCTCGGCGGGGAGGTCTTCGACCTCGACTACTACGTCGGCAAGGCGAAGATCTTCGAGGAGATGGGCGCCGATTCCTTCTGCATCAAGGACATGGCGGGGCTTCTCAATCCCTTCGACGCCGATATCCTCGTCGGGGCCCTCAAGGACGCGATCGACATCCCCGTGCAGCTGCACTGCCATTTCACGAGCGGCATGGCGTCCATGTCCTATCTCAAGGGAATCGAGGCGGGAGCCGACGGCATCGACTGCGCCCTCGCGCCGTTCGGGTTCCGGTCGTCCGAACCGGCAATCGAACCGTTCGTCGCGGCGCTCGCCGGCTCCGACCGCGATCCCGAGCTCGATCTCGAGAAGATCATCGCCATCGACAAGGAACTGGAGAAGCGTGCCGGGAAATACCGCTGCTTTCTCAACGAGACGCGGATGGCGATCATCGACACCGGCGTCCTCGAGCACCAGATCCCCGGCGGGATGCTCTCCAATCTCGTCTCCCAGCTCCGCGAGGCCGACGCGCTCGACCGCATCGACGAGGTCTACGAGGAGATCCCCCGGACGAGGGCGGAACTCGGGTTCCCGCCCCTGGTGACGCCGACGAGCCAGATCGTCGGCACCCAGGCCGTCCAGAACGTCCTCTTCGGCCGGTACGCGATGGTCAGCGCGCAGGTGAAGGACTACGTCTTCGGCCTGTACGGGCGTTCGCCGGTCCCCATAGACCAGAAGCTCCGCAAGAAGATCCTCAAGGGGTATCCGCGAGGTTCGAAGCCGATCGACCATCGCGCGGCGGACCTGCTCGAACCCGAGCTCGACGCGGCGCGCGAGGCGGTCGCCGACATCACGACCGACGAGCGGGACGTGCTCATCTACGCGCTCTACCCGACGACCGGCATGCGTTTCCTCCGCTGGAAACATGGACTCGAGAAGCCGACCGCCGAAGAGATGCCCCGGGAGGAACCGAAACCGTCCGGCGACGGGTTGGACGCGGCCGATGCGTCGGCCGCGGAACGGAAAAAGGGCGGCGGCAGGGCATCGCGGACGTTCCGCGTCCAGGTGGCGGGAGACGAATACGAGATCGAGGTGGAGGAAGTCCTCTCGCGCCCGCGGATGAAATCGGTGAGCGATACGGCTCCCATCGTCACGCGCGAACGGAAGAAACGGGACGACGCGGGTGCTGCCGCGGACGAGAAGGCCCCCGCCGGGGAGATATCGGTGATCGCTCCGATGCCCGGGCTCGTCCTCGAATACAAGGTGCGGGAGGGGGACGCGGTCGAGGTCGGAGACGTGCTCCTCGTTCTCGAGGCGATGAAGATGCAGAACTCGCTCACCTCGAACCACGCCGGCGTCATCCGCTCGCTCAAGGTCGCGCCGGGAACGTCGGTCGAGAAGAACCAGGTGATTCTGACCCTCTCCACCTGA
- a CDS encoding PAS domain S-box protein yields MSRANGAYDRDTSAYLESIFESSPLALVSLDLRLRVTMCNRATTELTGWDAPSLLGRRVTRLIALSRLRPVIEYLRARGTLRLGGWITKLTGSDGKEVPVRLRLSPLAGEGGRPIGTLLLASDLRDAKRAQARLIEAERVEAIAQTAVSINHEINNPLCSILGNTQLLLMEGDKLDPRMIAKLHAIERQIGRIQLIAERLARVTRPVVREYVGGRTMIDLEESGVESIRPGQAAKSD; encoded by the coding sequence ATGTCACGCGCGAACGGCGCATACGACCGTGATACATCCGCGTATCTCGAAAGCATCTTCGAGAGTTCGCCGCTGGCGCTCGTCTCTCTCGACCTGCGCCTTCGCGTCACGATGTGCAACCGGGCGACGACCGAACTGACCGGATGGGACGCCCCGAGCCTGCTCGGCCGGCGCGTGACGAGACTGATCGCCCTGTCCCGGCTCCGCCCCGTCATCGAATACCTCAGGGCCCGCGGCACCCTGCGTCTCGGCGGGTGGATCACGAAACTGACGGGCAGCGACGGAAAGGAGGTGCCCGTGCGGCTGCGTCTCTCGCCGCTCGCCGGGGAGGGCGGGAGGCCGATCGGAACGCTCCTTCTCGCCTCGGATCTTCGCGACGCGAAGCGGGCCCAGGCGCGGCTCATCGAGGCGGAGCGCGTTGAGGCGATCGCGCAGACCGCCGTCTCGATCAACCACGAGATCAACAATCCCCTCTGCTCCATCCTCGGTAACACGCAGCTCCTCCTGATGGAGGGCGACAAGCTCGATCCGCGGATGATCGCGAAGCTCCACGCGATCGAACGGCAGATCGGCAGGATCCAGCTGATCGCGGAGCGGCTCGCCCGGGTCACCCGCCCCGTCGTCAGGGAGTACGTCGGCGGAAGAACGATGATCGATCTCGAGGAATCGGGCGTCGAGTCGATCCGTCCCGGGCAGGCGGCGAAAAGTGATTGA
- a CDS encoding response regulator — translation MIGYRILIVEDDEDIVETVKYSLELRGFTVDVAYDGLHALRKARKEHYDLMLLDIMLPGKNGYEVSRILKEEMAQGLIDPFRILVLTARKVDSAEREDFLATWSQADEYMYKPFELGDLIARIEDHIKAQEREALR, via the coding sequence ATGATCGGATACCGGATTCTCATCGTCGAGGACGATGAGGATATCGTCGAGACGGTCAAGTACAGTCTCGAACTGCGCGGGTTCACGGTCGACGTGGCCTACGACGGTCTGCACGCGCTCCGCAAGGCGCGCAAGGAGCACTACGACCTCATGCTGCTCGACATCATGCTGCCGGGCAAGAACGGGTACGAGGTGTCCCGGATACTCAAGGAGGAGATGGCCCAGGGGCTGATCGATCCCTTCCGCATCCTCGTCCTCACCGCCCGGAAGGTCGACAGCGCCGAACGGGAGGATTTCCTCGCCACCTGGTCGCAGGCAGACGAATACATGTACAAACCCTTCGAGCTCGGCGATCTCATCGCTCGGATCGAGGATCACATCAAGGCGCAGGAGCGGGAAGCGCTCCGCTAG
- a CDS encoding GAF domain-containing sensor histidine kinase: MSAGIAIEMLGRFRRRPPRSMQGAVALIGEIARERIGADACTLLLPGDRVVYVAGAIPGATRERIAAAAGVPEAVGWDWLFIDATDDGGSGTVDAMVAPFFDGRERIGSFAFLRSGGLFEAEAEDDLPAVAEAVSALLAPMVESDGGRRRDGLRIELLDAVGDPPAMRKVLDRLCAESGAEFCAYYAGAPDRRLYASILCREFSRRLPEIRQKLVTSCGMFANDGGGDVLSEDVFYRREGENVAYLLGDSRIESYFLVPVIFDTVVRGVLYVGSVRRDAFVRENIAAFRSFAEEDGKRTPLVYSVGGERRILEKVVAAMPAGVALVGADGEIVAANRLFRETLRLQDGQVGSIGEAWRLAGFRVDVLAEHVVGNVPAGATVRGGKGDDRYLRIDRVPIGDLSADVSFLVAVRDVTNEYERDRDREESIAMVAHELRTPLAALRNALRIMVEANGIEGEAGLFLGTAIRTVDRLDLLVDGLVDSSGLRGKEADAHPVRVDTRRFLGDASRLFAESMRRRRIAFDVEVDGRCAAVRVDRDATSQIVQNLLSNSLKHVPAGGAIVIDVRPFDPSASGEGWSAEAANLFGGVPWEMLDVPARFVDIAVKDTGDGIAGDVAQAINGPDPPDARRERPAKGLGLVIARRLAGMHGGALFVERKPGTGAAVHLLLPANEETAAAVAAARRAGRALDGMLERGRRVILFAMEKDDRRCWLEIAGEWRGKVVVEPSPDESNDEGLFLWLFGGRFAAGLTASARLAAGPLSFFAGGRGHLRPLRGDAGDALRVGWVFAPDGGTRFADLIAAARERTVAAIPAAALKGEPG; encoded by the coding sequence ATGTCCGCGGGAATCGCCATCGAAATGCTCGGCCGCTTTCGCCGGCGTCCGCCGCGATCAATGCAGGGGGCGGTGGCCTTGATCGGGGAGATCGCGAGGGAGCGAATCGGCGCGGACGCCTGCACGCTTCTGCTGCCGGGCGACCGGGTGGTATACGTCGCCGGGGCGATCCCCGGCGCGACGCGGGAGCGGATCGCGGCCGCCGCCGGCGTGCCGGAGGCCGTGGGGTGGGACTGGCTTTTCATCGACGCAACCGACGACGGCGGCTCCGGGACGGTGGATGCCATGGTGGCTCCCTTCTTCGACGGGCGCGAACGAATCGGCTCCTTCGCCTTTCTGCGTTCGGGCGGCCTCTTCGAAGCGGAGGCGGAGGACGATCTGCCGGCGGTCGCCGAGGCCGTTTCCGCATTGCTCGCCCCGATGGTCGAATCCGACGGAGGGCGCCGGCGCGACGGGTTGCGGATCGAGCTGCTCGACGCGGTCGGCGATCCCCCGGCGATGCGGAAAGTGCTCGACCGGCTGTGCGCGGAGAGCGGCGCGGAGTTCTGCGCCTATTACGCGGGAGCCCCGGATCGACGGTTGTACGCGTCGATCCTCTGCCGCGAGTTCTCGAGGCGCCTGCCCGAGATCCGCCAGAAGCTCGTCACCTCATGCGGGATGTTCGCGAACGACGGCGGCGGCGACGTCCTCTCGGAGGACGTCTTCTACCGGCGAGAGGGGGAGAACGTCGCGTATCTCCTCGGCGATTCGCGGATCGAGAGCTACTTCCTCGTGCCGGTCATCTTCGATACGGTCGTGAGGGGAGTGCTCTATGTCGGGAGCGTCCGGCGGGACGCGTTCGTCCGCGAGAACATCGCGGCGTTCCGGTCTTTCGCCGAGGAGGACGGAAAACGGACGCCTCTCGTCTACAGCGTCGGAGGGGAGCGCCGCATCCTCGAGAAGGTCGTCGCCGCGATGCCCGCGGGAGTCGCGCTCGTCGGCGCCGACGGGGAGATCGTCGCCGCCAACCGGCTCTTCCGCGAGACGTTGCGGTTGCAGGACGGGCAGGTCGGATCGATCGGCGAGGCATGGCGTCTCGCGGGATTCCGGGTCGACGTGCTCGCCGAACACGTTGTCGGGAACGTCCCGGCCGGAGCGACCGTCAGGGGGGGGAAGGGCGACGACCGGTACCTGAGGATCGACCGCGTGCCGATCGGCGATCTCTCCGCCGACGTGTCGTTTCTCGTCGCCGTCCGCGACGTGACAAACGAATACGAACGCGACCGGGACCGGGAGGAATCGATCGCCATGGTCGCGCACGAGTTGCGCACGCCCCTCGCCGCCTTGCGCAACGCCCTGCGCATCATGGTGGAGGCGAATGGCATCGAAGGGGAGGCGGGGCTCTTCCTCGGCACGGCGATCCGGACCGTCGACCGGCTCGACCTGCTCGTCGACGGGCTCGTCGATTCCTCGGGGCTGCGCGGGAAGGAAGCGGACGCGCATCCCGTGCGCGTCGACACGCGGCGGTTTCTCGGCGATGCGTCGCGCCTCTTCGCGGAGTCGATGCGCCGCCGGCGGATCGCGTTCGACGTCGAGGTGGACGGGCGATGCGCGGCGGTGCGCGTCGACCGGGACGCGACGTCGCAGATCGTCCAGAACCTTCTGTCGAACAGCCTGAAGCATGTCCCGGCCGGCGGCGCGATCGTCATCGACGTGCGGCCGTTCGATCCGTCGGCGTCCGGGGAGGGATGGTCCGCGGAAGCAGCCAACCTGTTCGGCGGCGTGCCGTGGGAGATGCTCGACGTCCCGGCGCGATTCGTCGATATCGCCGTGAAGGACACGGGGGACGGTATCGCCGGCGACGTCGCGCAGGCGATCAACGGACCCGATCCTCCCGATGCGCGGCGCGAACGGCCGGCGAAGGGTCTCGGGCTCGTCATCGCGCGCCGCCTCGCGGGAATGCACGGCGGCGCCCTCTTCGTCGAGAGGAAACCGGGGACGGGAGCGGCCGTGCATCTGCTGCTGCCGGCGAACGAGGAGACCGCGGCCGCGGTCGCGGCCGCGCGGCGGGCCGGCCGGGCCCTGGACGGGATGCTCGAGCGGGGCCGCCGCGTGATCCTGTTCGCCATGGAGAAGGACGACCGGCGCTGCTGGCTCGAGATCGCGGGCGAATGGCGGGGGAAGGTGGTCGTCGAGCCCTCGCCCGACGAGTCAAATGACGAGGGGTTGTTCTTGTGGCTGTTCGGCGGACGTTTCGCCGCGGGCTTGACGGCGTCGGCCCGTCTCGCCGCCGGACCGCTGTCATTCTTCGCTGGCGGCAGGGGGCATCTCCGGCCGCTTCGGGGGGACGCGGGCGACGCATTGCGCGTCGGCTGGGTCTTCGCTCCCGACGGCGGGACGCGATTCGCCGACCTGATCGCGGCGGCGCGGGAACGGACGGTCGCGGCCATCCCGGCCGCGGCCCTGAAAGGAGAACCGGGATGA